Proteins from a genomic interval of Pseudoalteromonas sp. MEBiC 03607:
- a CDS encoding OsmC domain/YcaO domain-containing protein: MEIKVNFLDNLRLEAKFDDFSVIADQPIRYKGDGTAPSPFDYFLASSALCAAYFIKVYCNSRDIPTDGIRVAQNNIVDPEDRYNQIFQIQVELPESLSEKDRTGILRSVERCTVKRVIQTGPEFKIDTVESIEADAQAMLMAKPGDDSNTFILGKDLPLEETIANMTAILEELGMKIEISSWRNIVPNVWSLHIRDAASPICFTNGKGATKESALCSALGEFIERLNCNFFYNDQFLGEDIANSEFVHYPNEKWFALTDDDSLPEGILDDYTREIYNPDGELCGSHLIDTNSGNKERGICSIPYVRHSDGETVYFPSNLIENLFLSNGMSAGNNFAEAKVQCLSEIFERAVKRQIIEQEIVLPDVPQEVLNKYPGIVAGINGLEEQGFPVVVKDASLGGQFPVMCVTLMNPKTGGVFASFGAHPSFEVALERSLTELLQGRSFEGLNDVPKPTFNSMAVSEPENFVEHFIDSTGVISWRFFSAKHDYEFVEWDFSGSNEEETASLFGILESLGKEAYIAEFSDLGTACRILVPDYSEVYPVEDLIWDNTNKALNFREDILNLHRLSEDQLADLVERLEQSELDNYIDIITLIGIEFDENTVWGQLTILELKLLIYLALGDLEAAMELVEAFLQYNDNTIVERGLFYQAMHATLEVALSDDLEIEDYIHSFTRMFGQETMDAVVGSINGDVMFYGLTETSMKLEGLDRHLRLIESYKKLHTARAKKAGL, translated from the coding sequence ATGGAAATTAAAGTTAATTTTCTCGACAACCTCAGACTTGAAGCCAAGTTTGATGATTTCTCTGTCATTGCAGACCAACCTATTCGCTATAAGGGTGATGGCACTGCACCAAGTCCATTCGATTATTTCTTAGCGTCTTCTGCATTGTGTGCGGCTTACTTTATTAAAGTGTATTGTAATTCACGCGATATCCCGACTGATGGTATTCGTGTGGCGCAAAACAATATCGTTGACCCAGAAGACCGCTATAACCAAATTTTCCAAATTCAGGTTGAATTACCTGAAAGCTTATCTGAAAAAGACCGCACGGGTATTTTACGTTCTGTTGAACGTTGTACGGTAAAACGTGTTATTCAAACTGGGCCAGAGTTTAAAATCGATACTGTGGAAAGTATCGAAGCTGACGCACAAGCAATGCTGATGGCAAAACCAGGTGATGACAGCAACACGTTTATTTTAGGTAAAGATTTACCGCTTGAAGAAACCATCGCAAATATGACGGCCATCCTTGAAGAATTAGGGATGAAAATCGAGATCTCTTCTTGGCGTAATATTGTGCCTAATGTATGGTCACTACATATTCGTGATGCAGCCTCACCTATTTGTTTTACTAATGGTAAAGGTGCAACTAAAGAAAGCGCGTTATGCTCAGCATTGGGTGAATTTATTGAGCGCTTAAACTGTAACTTCTTCTATAACGATCAGTTCTTAGGTGAAGACATTGCTAATAGCGAGTTTGTTCATTATCCAAATGAAAAGTGGTTTGCTCTGACTGACGATGACTCTCTACCAGAGGGAATTCTAGATGACTATACCCGTGAAATTTATAATCCAGATGGTGAGCTATGTGGCTCACACCTAATTGATACGAACTCTGGCAATAAAGAACGTGGTATCTGTTCTATTCCTTATGTACGCCACTCTGACGGTGAAACGGTTTACTTCCCATCAAACCTAATCGAAAACTTATTCTTAAGTAATGGTATGAGCGCAGGTAACAACTTTGCCGAAGCAAAAGTACAATGTTTATCTGAAATTTTTGAACGTGCTGTTAAGCGCCAGATCATTGAGCAAGAAATTGTTTTACCAGACGTACCTCAAGAGGTTTTAAACAAATACCCAGGGATTGTTGCAGGTATTAATGGCCTTGAAGAACAAGGCTTTCCAGTTGTAGTAAAAGATGCCTCACTAGGCGGTCAGTTCCCTGTCATGTGCGTAACACTCATGAACCCTAAAACTGGCGGTGTATTTGCCTCTTTTGGTGCACACCCAAGCTTTGAAGTTGCGTTAGAGCGCAGCTTAACTGAGCTATTACAAGGCAGAAGCTTCGAAGGTTTAAACGATGTGCCTAAGCCAACATTTAATAGCATGGCTGTGTCTGAGCCAGAAAACTTTGTAGAACACTTTATTGACTCAACTGGCGTGATTTCATGGCGCTTCTTCAGTGCTAAACACGATTATGAGTTTGTTGAGTGGGATTTCTCTGGCAGCAATGAAGAAGAAACAGCGAGCTTATTCGGTATTTTAGAAAGCTTAGGTAAAGAAGCTTACATTGCTGAGTTCTCAGATCTTGGTACTGCATGTCGTATTTTGGTGCCTGATTACTCAGAAGTGTATCCAGTAGAAGACTTAATCTGGGACAATACCAATAAAGCACTTAATTTCCGCGAAGATATCTTAAATCTGCACCGTTTATCAGAAGATCAACTTGCTGATTTAGTTGAGCGCTTAGAACAAAGTGAACTTGATAACTACATTGATATCATCACCTTAATCGGCATTGAGTTTGATGAAAACACAGTGTGGGGTCAGTTAACGATTCTTGAGCTTAAACTACTTATTTACTTAGCTCTTGGTGATTTAGAGGCAGCAATGGAGCTTGTTGAAGCTTTCTTACAATATAACGACAATACTATTGTAGAACGTGGTCTATTCTACCAAGCAATGCACGCAACATTAGAAGTTGCTCTTAGTGATGACCTTGAAATTGAAGATTACATCCACAGCTTTACCCGTATGTTTGGCCAAGAAACAATGGATGCCGTGGTTGGCTCAATCAACGGCGATGTGATGTTTTATGGTCTAACAGAGACCAGCATGAAGCTTGAGGGATTAGATAGACACCTTCGTTTAATCGAAAGCTATAAAAAACTACATACTGCTCGCGCTAAAAAAGCCGGGTTATAA
- the glk gene encoding glucokinase has product MNTQTTTEFAPILVADIGGTNARFALITDFNTQTNQFVIKHNLTFPSADFGSLESAINQYFSQISFPKPKRACLAVAGPIKAGQVHLTNLGWHFNVADLKAEFSFEQLEVINDFAAFAYAAPYLDDSQNMAVKAGQADENANIAVMGPGTGFGAACLVRTSQGSAVLSCEAGHITLAAVTELDRLLITELKKQLNHVSVETVFSGPGIAHLYRAMAAVKGVEAKNLDAAQISELATTGQCEVCDATLNQFCDWIGSVAGDLALTFGALGGVFIGGGILPRMQQRLLSSRFIERFADKGIMSQYTSQIPVTLVTQDNIPFIGAAACLHVNSNA; this is encoded by the coding sequence ATGAACACACAGACAACTACAGAATTCGCTCCTATTCTTGTTGCCGATATCGGCGGCACTAACGCTCGTTTCGCTTTAATCACAGACTTTAATACGCAAACAAATCAGTTTGTTATAAAGCATAATTTAACATTCCCAAGTGCTGATTTTGGTTCTTTAGAAAGTGCAATTAATCAGTATTTCAGTCAAATATCGTTTCCAAAGCCTAAGCGTGCATGTTTAGCGGTAGCGGGCCCTATAAAAGCAGGCCAAGTACACTTAACAAACCTTGGCTGGCACTTTAACGTTGCAGATTTAAAAGCTGAGTTTTCATTTGAGCAACTTGAAGTTATCAACGACTTTGCCGCATTTGCTTATGCAGCACCATATTTAGACGATTCGCAAAATATGGCCGTTAAGGCAGGTCAAGCAGATGAAAATGCAAATATTGCAGTAATGGGCCCAGGCACTGGTTTTGGTGCAGCGTGCTTAGTGCGTACCTCTCAAGGCAGCGCAGTACTTAGCTGCGAAGCGGGTCATATTACCCTTGCCGCAGTAACAGAGTTAGACCGCCTTTTAATCACTGAGCTTAAAAAACAATTAAATCATGTGTCAGTAGAGACAGTGTTCTCAGGCCCAGGTATTGCGCATTTGTATCGTGCTATGGCTGCGGTAAAAGGTGTTGAAGCTAAAAATTTAGATGCAGCGCAAATTAGTGAATTAGCCACTACAGGTCAATGCGAAGTGTGTGATGCGACATTAAATCAGTTTTGTGATTGGATTGGCAGCGTAGCCGGCGATTTAGCTCTTACATTTGGTGCATTAGGTGGTGTATTTATTGGTGGTGGTATTTTACCACGCATGCAACAACGTCTATTATCGAGTCGATTTATTGAGCGTTTTGCAGACAAAGGTATTATGTCGCAATATACTTCACAGATCCCTGTTACACTAGTAACACAAGACAACATTCCATTCATTGGTGCTGCTGCGTGTTTACATGTAAACAGTAACGCGTAA
- a CDS encoding LacI family DNA-binding transcriptional regulator — MKKVTINSVASHAGVSKKTVSRVLNNEPNVSDATREKVLKVFKELDYTPNPIARGLAQNRSFIIGCLYDNPSKSYITRVQTGALAACHELNYNLLIHPCELRGEELISNIEQLIQTSRLDGIVLTPPFSDFPQLVSFLKSKKIPYARVASATLEDDSISVRSNDEQGAFEITEHLIKLGHKEIAFIKGHPDHSATEQRFKGYRRALASNGIEFDERLVEEGNFSYHSGVDSARTILDLNPRPTAVFASNDYMAAAVLKLATQMQLKVPDDISIAGFDNAPIARHIWPGLTTIAQPVEEMTQQAVKQLITHISEPQESPYQVTLEAKLITRESTAAIK; from the coding sequence ATGAAAAAAGTTACCATCAACAGTGTTGCCAGCCATGCTGGTGTTTCTAAGAAAACAGTCTCTCGCGTGCTGAATAATGAGCCAAACGTGAGTGATGCAACGCGCGAAAAGGTACTAAAAGTATTTAAAGAGTTAGATTACACGCCTAATCCTATTGCCCGTGGTTTAGCACAAAATCGCAGTTTCATAATTGGTTGCTTATACGACAACCCAAGTAAAAGTTACATTACCCGCGTGCAAACAGGTGCTTTAGCGGCGTGTCATGAACTTAATTACAACTTATTGATCCATCCTTGTGAGTTACGTGGCGAAGAGTTAATTAGTAACATTGAGCAGTTAATTCAAACCTCTCGTTTAGATGGTATCGTTTTAACTCCACCTTTTTCGGACTTTCCTCAATTAGTGAGTTTTTTAAAGTCGAAAAAGATCCCGTATGCTCGTGTAGCCTCAGCCACCCTTGAAGATGATTCTATTTCTGTACGAAGTAATGACGAGCAGGGCGCTTTTGAAATAACTGAGCATCTTATTAAGCTTGGTCACAAAGAAATTGCGTTTATTAAAGGTCACCCAGATCATAGTGCTACAGAACAACGTTTTAAAGGCTACCGCCGTGCACTTGCCTCAAACGGCATTGAATTTGATGAGCGTTTAGTCGAAGAAGGTAACTTTAGTTATCACTCTGGTGTTGATAGTGCCCGTACTATTTTAGATTTAAATCCTAGGCCAACGGCAGTCTTTGCTTCAAATGACTACATGGCAGCAGCGGTATTAAAGTTAGCTACGCAAATGCAATTGAAAGTGCCAGACGATATTTCTATTGCAGGTTTTGATAACGCACCTATTGCCCGTCATATTTGGCCAGGCTTAACCACCATCGCACAGCCAGTTGAAGAAATGACACAACAAGCAGTCAAGCAATTAATTACACATATTAGTGAACCACAAGAGTCACCTTATCAAGTGACACTTGAAGCAAAGCTAATTACTCGCGAAT
- a CDS encoding LacI family DNA-binding transcriptional regulator has translation MKGKATSFDIAHYAGVSQSTVSRALRNSPLVNEETRRRVHEVAKQLNYKVDKNASNLRTQQSSTLALLLFEDPTSDESQINPFFLAMLGSITRACAKEGYDLLVSFQSSSSDWQADYEDSHRADGLILLGYGDYLDYQPKFKTLIDQHTKFVCWGASVDNRPDLTVSCDNYGGGKLAAEHLLATGRTDCAFIGDASEHSPEFFARYQGFKDAFLAKGVTLNERKMANAISTEESGYHATRSLIANNIRFNSLFAASDLIAIGAIRALKEAKIKVPDDVHVVGFDNIAVASFVNPPLTTVQQDTTLAGQMLVDNLLKLIRGEQVENTLLPPRLIIRGSSV, from the coding sequence ATGAAAGGTAAGGCGACATCTTTTGACATTGCACATTATGCGGGTGTGTCACAGTCAACCGTGTCTCGCGCATTAAGAAACAGCCCTTTGGTCAACGAAGAAACGCGTAGACGTGTTCATGAGGTAGCAAAACAGCTCAACTATAAAGTTGATAAAAATGCCAGTAACCTAAGAACACAACAAAGTAGCACCCTCGCCCTTTTGTTATTTGAAGATCCAACCTCAGATGAATCACAAATAAACCCTTTCTTTTTAGCGATGCTTGGTAGTATTACCAGAGCGTGTGCGAAAGAAGGCTATGACTTGCTTGTTTCGTTTCAATCAAGCAGCTCAGATTGGCAAGCTGATTATGAAGATAGTCACCGTGCCGATGGCTTAATCTTATTGGGTTATGGGGATTACCTCGATTATCAACCCAAATTTAAAACCTTAATTGACCAACACACTAAGTTTGTCTGCTGGGGCGCAAGCGTCGATAACCGCCCTGACTTAACAGTGAGCTGTGATAATTATGGTGGTGGTAAGTTAGCGGCAGAGCATTTATTAGCTACAGGTAGAACAGATTGTGCTTTTATTGGTGATGCCTCTGAGCATAGCCCTGAGTTTTTTGCCCGTTACCAAGGCTTTAAAGATGCATTTTTAGCTAAAGGTGTGACCCTTAACGAACGTAAAATGGCTAATGCCATTTCTACAGAAGAGTCAGGCTATCATGCTACTCGATCATTGATTGCCAATAATATTCGTTTTAACTCTTTATTTGCAGCCAGTGACCTTATTGCTATTGGTGCTATTCGCGCCCTGAAAGAAGCAAAAATAAAAGTTCCTGACGATGTTCACGTTGTCGGTTTTGATAACATTGCTGTTGCCAGCTTTGTTAATCCGCCTCTTACTACTGTTCAGCAAGACACCACTCTTGCGGGGCAAATGTTAGTTGATAATCTACTTAAGCTTATTCGTGGTGAACAAGTAGAAAATACGCTTTTACCGCCTCGTTTAATTATTCGCGGTTCGAGTGTTTAA